Proteins from a genomic interval of Sphingopyxis sp. QXT-31:
- a CDS encoding dTDP-4-dehydrorhamnose 3,5-epimerase family protein, with protein sequence MIDGVLITPLRQIPDERGKIMHMLRADAPHFEKFGEIYFSCVQPGAIKAWHIHSEMTLNYAVVHGRIKFVLYDDREGSPTRGELQEIFMGEDNYCLVTVPPFVWNGFKGYGQYPAIVANCTTIAHRADEIDRMDPFTDKIPYNWDVRHG encoded by the coding sequence ATGATCGACGGCGTCCTGATTACACCGCTGCGGCAGATTCCGGACGAGCGCGGCAAGATCATGCACATGCTGCGCGCCGATGCGCCGCATTTCGAGAAATTCGGCGAAATCTATTTCTCCTGCGTCCAACCCGGCGCGATCAAGGCATGGCACATCCACAGCGAGATGACGCTGAACTATGCCGTCGTCCACGGTCGCATCAAATTCGTGCTCTACGACGACCGCGAAGGCTCGCCGACGCGCGGCGAACTGCAGGAAATCTTCATGGGCGAGGACAATTATTGCCTCGTCACCGTGCCGCCCTTCGTGTGGAACGGCTTCAAGGGCTACGGCCAATATCCCGCGATCGTCGCGAACTGCACGACGATCGCGCACCGCGCGGACGAGATTGACCGTATGGACCCGTTCACCGACAAGATCCCGTACAACTGGGACGTCAGGCATGGCTGA
- the rfbG gene encoding CDP-glucose 4,6-dehydratase has protein sequence MFGDAYRGKTVLLTGHTGFKGSWLAEWLLTLGANVVGFSHKVDDGPTHFDSIGLADRLTHIVGDVRDADAVNDVVAAHKPDYVLHLAAQALVRYSYDNPVETMATNVMGTVHVLDALRRAGRPAVAVCVTSDKCYENREILSGYREDDPMGGHDTYSASKGAAEIAAHSYRRSFFSAPDSPVKMATVRAGNVIGGGDWSVDRIVPDCVRSLSQGEAIRIRNPRATRPWQHVLESLSGYLWLGALLGGAVTTARVKSPTDVTEAFNFGPWVEANGSVERLVTEFLKHWPGEWVNAAEAGAVHEAGLLGLSIDKAYHKLEWAPTLDFAGGVALTAGWYKAVVADGADPLAQTRHDIATYVAEARAKSLAWAD, from the coding sequence ATGTTCGGCGACGCCTACCGCGGCAAGACCGTGCTGCTTACCGGCCACACCGGCTTCAAGGGATCGTGGCTGGCCGAATGGCTGCTCACGCTCGGTGCCAATGTCGTCGGTTTCTCGCACAAGGTCGATGACGGCCCGACGCATTTCGACAGCATCGGCCTCGCCGACCGACTGACGCATATCGTCGGCGACGTGCGCGACGCCGATGCGGTGAATGACGTCGTTGCGGCGCACAAGCCCGACTATGTCCTGCACCTCGCGGCGCAGGCGCTGGTTCGCTACAGCTACGACAATCCGGTCGAGACGATGGCGACCAACGTCATGGGCACGGTGCATGTCCTCGATGCGCTGCGCCGCGCCGGGCGGCCCGCAGTCGCCGTGTGCGTCACTTCGGACAAATGCTACGAGAATCGCGAAATCCTATCGGGTTACCGCGAAGACGACCCGATGGGCGGGCACGACACGTACAGCGCGTCGAAGGGCGCCGCCGAGATCGCGGCCCACAGCTATCGCCGCAGCTTCTTCTCGGCGCCGGACAGCCCGGTAAAGATGGCGACGGTGCGCGCGGGCAACGTCATCGGCGGCGGCGACTGGTCGGTCGACCGCATTGTCCCCGACTGCGTGCGCAGCCTGTCGCAGGGCGAGGCGATCCGCATCCGCAACCCGCGCGCGACGCGGCCGTGGCAGCATGTGCTCGAATCGCTGAGCGGCTATCTCTGGCTCGGCGCGCTGCTCGGCGGCGCAGTCACGACCGCGCGGGTCAAATCGCCCACCGACGTCACCGAAGCCTTCAACTTCGGCCCGTGGGTCGAGGCCAATGGCTCGGTCGAACGGCTGGTCACCGAATTTTTGAAGCACTGGCCCGGCGAATGGGTGAATGCCGCCGAGGCAGGCGCGGTGCATGAGGCCGGCCTGCTCGGCCTGTCGATCGACAAGGCCTATCACAAGCTCGAATGGGCACCGACGCTCGACTTCGCAGGCGGAGTCGCGCTGACCGCGGGCTGGTACAAGGCGGTGGTCGCCGACGGCGCCGATCCGCTGGCGCAGACGCGTCACGATATCGCAACCTATGTGGCCGAGGCGCGGGCGAAATCGCTCGCCTGGGCGGACTGA
- the rfbF gene encoding glucose-1-phosphate cytidylyltransferase: MKALILCGGRGTRLREVSETLPKPMVPIGDKPIVWHIMKIYAAHGITDFVLLLGYKGDIIRDFFLNYANQSSDVTVDLSKRGEDRLQFHKHQTEDWKVTLAETGEDAMTGARIRRGARYLDGVEHFCATYGDGVGDIDITALVDFHKGHGKTATLTGVYPPGRFGELGTEGGVVASFNEKPQVSGGHINGGFFVFNRNFVDDYLDDREELILEREPMERLAADRELMMFEHNGFWQPMDTPREYSLLNELWAEGQAPWKKW; encoded by the coding sequence ATGAAAGCCTTGATTCTCTGCGGCGGTCGCGGGACCCGCCTCCGCGAAGTCTCCGAAACCTTGCCCAAGCCGATGGTGCCGATCGGCGACAAGCCCATCGTTTGGCACATCATGAAAATCTATGCCGCGCACGGCATCACCGACTTCGTCCTGCTCTTAGGCTATAAGGGCGACATCATCCGCGACTTCTTTCTCAACTATGCGAACCAGTCGTCCGACGTCACCGTCGACCTGTCGAAGCGCGGCGAGGACCGGCTGCAATTCCACAAGCACCAGACCGAGGACTGGAAGGTCACGCTCGCCGAAACCGGTGAGGACGCGATGACCGGCGCGCGCATCCGCCGCGGCGCGCGGTACCTCGACGGGGTCGAGCATTTCTGCGCGACCTATGGCGACGGCGTCGGCGACATCGACATCACCGCGCTGGTCGATTTCCACAAGGGCCATGGCAAGACCGCGACGCTGACCGGCGTCTATCCTCCGGGCCGCTTCGGCGAGCTCGGCACCGAAGGCGGCGTCGTCGCGAGCTTCAACGAGAAACCGCAGGTGTCGGGCGGCCATATCAACGGTGGTTTCTTCGTCTTCAACCGCAATTTCGTCGACGATTATCTCGACGACCGCGAGGAGCTGATCCTCGAGCGCGAGCCCATGGAACGCCTCGCCGCCGACCGCGAGCTGATGATGTTCGAACATAACGGTTTCTGGCAGCCGATGGACACGCCGCGCGAATATTCGCTGCTCAACGAGCTGTGGGCCGAAGGGCAGGCGCCCTGGAAAAAGTGGTAA
- a CDS encoding protein adenylyltransferase SelO, with translation MDIAFDNSFHRDMEGFYAPAEAATPSAPKLLAFNHKLAEKLGLETKGADDATLARLFSGEALPTGADPLAFAYAGHQFGHFSSQLGDGRALLLGEIVTPGGARFDVQLKGSGPTPFSRNGDGKAAIGPVLREYLVSEAMAAMGVPTTRSLAAVATGDRVQRERAHPGAVLTRIAASHIRVGTFQFFAAHFGAEHVIQLSDYSVRRHLPDLAAAPNPHLALLDRVIGLQCDLVAHWLGVGFIHGVMNTDNVAISGETIDYGPCAFMDRFSASTVFSSIDANGRYAYGRQPQILHWNMARFAEALLPAIHAVDPADVEAAKALVDAIPDRFRSHWFARMRAKLGLASAHENDAALIDALFRELETHNVDFTGFFRALAQLLRGEANALQALLPEPEAMAPWIADWWAQLEREDIHPVERAATMDRVNPRYIPRNHHVEAALAAAEASDLAPFEALLDVVRNPYAERPEWADYAGPGPDAAAPYVTYCGT, from the coding sequence ATGGATATCGCCTTCGACAACAGCTTCCACCGCGACATGGAGGGTTTTTATGCGCCCGCCGAAGCCGCGACGCCCTCGGCGCCCAAGCTGCTCGCTTTCAACCACAAGCTCGCCGAAAAGCTCGGTCTCGAAACCAAAGGCGCCGACGACGCGACGCTCGCGCGGCTCTTCTCCGGCGAAGCGCTGCCGACCGGCGCCGACCCGCTCGCCTTCGCCTATGCCGGCCATCAGTTCGGCCATTTCTCGTCGCAGCTCGGCGACGGTCGCGCGCTGTTGCTCGGCGAAATCGTAACGCCCGGCGGCGCGCGCTTCGACGTCCAGCTCAAGGGGTCGGGTCCGACGCCCTTCTCGCGCAACGGCGACGGCAAGGCGGCGATCGGCCCGGTGCTGCGCGAATATCTGGTGTCCGAAGCGATGGCGGCGATGGGCGTGCCGACGACGCGCTCGCTGGCGGCCGTCGCGACCGGCGACCGCGTCCAGCGCGAGCGCGCGCACCCCGGCGCGGTGCTCACGCGCATCGCAGCGAGCCATATCCGCGTCGGCACCTTTCAGTTCTTCGCCGCGCATTTCGGCGCCGAGCATGTGATCCAGCTGTCAGACTATAGCGTCCGCCGCCATTTGCCCGACCTCGCCGCGGCGCCGAACCCGCATCTTGCGCTGCTCGACCGTGTGATCGGGTTGCAGTGCGACCTCGTCGCGCACTGGCTCGGCGTGGGGTTCATTCACGGGGTGATGAACACCGACAATGTCGCGATCAGCGGCGAGACGATCGATTACGGCCCCTGCGCCTTCATGGACCGTTTCTCGGCCTCGACGGTGTTCAGCTCGATCGACGCCAACGGCCGCTATGCCTATGGCCGCCAGCCGCAGATCCTGCACTGGAACATGGCGCGCTTCGCCGAGGCCTTGCTCCCGGCGATCCATGCCGTCGATCCAGCCGATGTCGAGGCCGCCAAGGCGCTCGTCGACGCGATCCCCGACCGCTTCCGTAGCCACTGGTTCGCAAGGATGCGCGCCAAGCTCGGCCTCGCGAGCGCGCACGAGAACGACGCGGCGCTGATCGACGCGCTGTTCCGCGAACTCGAAACCCACAATGTCGATTTCACCGGATTCTTCCGTGCGCTGGCGCAGCTGCTGCGCGGCGAGGCGAACGCGTTGCAGGCGCTGCTTCCCGAGCCCGAGGCGATGGCGCCGTGGATCGCCGACTGGTGGGCGCAGCTGGAACGCGAGGATATCCATCCGGTAGAGCGCGCCGCGACGATGGACCGCGTGAACCCGCGCTACATCCCGCGTAACCATCACGTCGAGGCAGCATTGGCGGCGGCCGAGGCGAGCGATCTCGCGCCGTTCGAGGCGCTGCTCGACGTCGTCCGCAACCCTTATGCCGAGCGCCCCGAATGGGCGGATTATGCGGGCCCCGGCCCCGACGCCGCCGCGCCCTATGTCACTTATTGCGGCACTTGA
- the fcl gene encoding GDP-L-fucose synthase, whose translation MAEAFSLAGKRVWVAGHRGMVGSALVRRLADENCEVLTAGRDTLDLLDQAAVREWTAREKPDAVFLAAAKVGGILANDGFPADFLYQNLVIETNVIDAAHRADVAKLCFLGSSCIYPKFAEQPIVEEALLTGPLEQTNEWYAIAKIAGIKLAQSYRRQYGADYISAMPTNLYGPGDNFDLNSSHVLPALIRKAHQAKVSGATTMTLWGSGTPMREFLHVDDCADACVFLMKAYSDASHVNVGSGSDIAIADLARLVIEVVGADVDIELDTSKPDGTPRKLMSNAKLAAMGWSPKIELRDGIAATYDWFLAHHA comes from the coding sequence ATGGCTGAGGCTTTTTCGCTCGCGGGCAAGCGCGTCTGGGTCGCGGGGCACCGCGGCATGGTGGGCAGCGCGCTCGTGCGCCGGCTCGCTGACGAGAATTGCGAAGTCCTGACCGCGGGGCGCGACACGCTCGACCTGCTCGACCAGGCGGCGGTGCGCGAATGGACCGCGCGCGAAAAGCCCGATGCGGTGTTCCTCGCCGCGGCGAAGGTCGGCGGCATCCTCGCCAACGACGGTTTCCCGGCCGATTTTCTTTACCAGAACCTCGTGATCGAAACGAATGTCATCGACGCCGCGCACCGCGCCGATGTCGCGAAACTCTGTTTCCTCGGCTCGTCGTGCATCTATCCGAAATTCGCCGAGCAACCGATCGTCGAAGAGGCCCTGCTCACCGGCCCGCTCGAGCAGACCAACGAATGGTATGCGATTGCCAAGATCGCGGGGATCAAGCTCGCGCAAAGCTATCGCCGCCAATATGGCGCCGACTATATCTCGGCGATGCCGACCAACCTCTATGGACCCGGCGACAATTTCGACCTGAACTCCAGCCACGTCCTGCCCGCGCTGATCCGCAAGGCGCATCAAGCCAAGGTCTCGGGCGCGACCACGATGACGCTCTGGGGCAGCGGCACCCCGATGCGCGAATTCCTCCACGTCGACGACTGCGCCGACGCCTGCGTCTTCCTGATGAAGGCCTATTCGGACGCGAGTCATGTCAACGTCGGGTCGGGCAGCGATATCGCGATCGCCGATCTCGCACGGCTCGTGATCGAGGTCGTCGGTGCCGATGTGGATATCGAACTGGATACGTCAAAGCCCGACGGCACCCCGCGCAAGCTGATGTCGAACGCCAAGCTCGCCGCTATGGGCTGGTCGCCGAAGATCGAGCTGCGCGATGGGATCGCCGCGACTTACGACTGGTTCCTCGCGCATCACGCCTGA
- the gmd gene encoding GDP-mannose 4,6-dehydratase: MVLITGITGQDGAYLARLLLEKGYVVHGLKRRSSSFNTGRIEDIYQDPHVENARLHLHYGDLTDSTNLIRIVQETRPTEIYNLAAQSHVQVSFETPEYTANSDAIGTLRLLEAIRILGMEKTCRFYQASTSELYGLVQEVPQRETTPFYPRSPYAAAKLYAYWIVVNYREAYGMHASNGILFNHESPLRGETFVTRKITRAAAAISLGQQDRLYLGNLDAKRDWGHAAEYVRGMWMMMQQDEPDDYVLATGETTPVRDFVEWAFEDVGVALEWKGEGVDEKGWCKTSGKCLVEVDPRYFRPTEVDLLIGDPSKAHQKLGWRHETSVRELCREMVAADLAAYKAGTTPAHG, from the coding sequence TTGGTCCTCATCACCGGGATCACCGGGCAGGACGGCGCCTATCTCGCGCGCTTGCTGCTCGAAAAGGGCTATGTCGTCCACGGGCTGAAGCGCCGCTCTTCGTCCTTCAACACCGGACGGATTGAGGATATCTATCAGGACCCGCATGTCGAAAATGCCCGGCTGCACCTTCATTATGGCGACCTGACCGACAGCACCAACCTGATCCGGATCGTGCAGGAAACACGGCCGACCGAAATCTACAATCTCGCTGCGCAGAGCCATGTGCAGGTGAGCTTCGAAACCCCCGAATATACCGCGAACAGCGACGCGATCGGCACGCTGCGCCTGTTGGAAGCCATCCGCATCCTCGGCATGGAAAAGACGTGCCGTTTCTATCAGGCCTCGACCTCGGAGCTCTACGGCCTCGTCCAGGAAGTGCCGCAGCGCGAGACCACGCCCTTCTATCCGCGCAGTCCCTATGCGGCGGCAAAACTCTACGCCTATTGGATCGTTGTCAATTACCGCGAAGCCTATGGCATGCACGCGTCGAACGGCATCCTCTTCAACCATGAAAGCCCGCTGCGCGGCGAAACTTTCGTCACGCGCAAGATCACCCGCGCCGCCGCGGCGATCAGCCTCGGGCAGCAGGACCGGCTCTATCTAGGCAATCTCGACGCGAAGCGCGACTGGGGCCACGCCGCCGAATATGTCCGCGGCATGTGGATGATGATGCAGCAGGACGAGCCCGACGATTATGTCCTCGCGACCGGCGAGACCACGCCGGTGCGCGATTTCGTCGAATGGGCGTTCGAGGATGTCGGCGTCGCGCTCGAATGGAAGGGCGAGGGCGTCGACGAGAAGGGCTGGTGCAAGACCAGCGGCAAATGCCTCGTCGAGGTCGACCCGCGCTATTTCCGCCCGACCGAGGTCGACCTGCTGATCGGCGACCCATCGAAGGCGCATCAGAAGCTCGGCTGGCGCCACGAGACGTCGGTACGCGAACTCTGCCGCGAAATGGTCGCCGCCGACCTCGCGGCGTACAAGGCCGGCACGACCCCCGCGCATGGCTGA
- a CDS encoding SDR family NAD(P)-dependent oxidoreductase, with amino-acid sequence MTVLITGAAGFIGFHLARRLMGEGLPVVGIDIVNDYYDPALKRARLAKLSEEYGDLFTFRQVDFADAHALDEALIDLKFTDIAHLGAQAGVRYSIDNPRAYVHSNLVGHLNLLEVARERGVPMVYASSSSVYGGNKTLPFRVEDRVDHPMSLYAATKKSDELMSETYAHLYRIPLTGLRFFTVYGPWGRPDMAMWIFTKAIFEGTPIQVFNAGAMRRDFTYIDDIVAGVAACIANPPPDDGEIKAGGSVAPHRLYNIGNNRSEELTRMIALIEEACGREAVKEIAPLQPGDVPETYADISAISGDLGYEPTTPIDVGIPNFVAWYRDYHGL; translated from the coding sequence TTGACCGTGCTCATCACCGGCGCCGCCGGCTTCATCGGTTTCCACCTCGCCCGGCGCCTGATGGGCGAAGGCCTGCCGGTGGTCGGCATCGATATCGTAAACGATTATTACGACCCGGCGCTGAAACGCGCGCGGTTGGCCAAGCTTTCCGAAGAATATGGCGATCTCTTCACCTTCCGCCAGGTCGATTTCGCCGATGCGCATGCGCTCGACGAGGCGCTGATCGACCTGAAATTTACCGATATCGCGCATCTCGGCGCGCAGGCCGGCGTACGTTATTCGATCGACAACCCGCGTGCTTATGTGCATTCGAACCTCGTCGGCCATCTCAACCTGCTCGAAGTCGCGCGCGAGCGCGGCGTGCCGATGGTCTATGCCTCCTCCTCGTCGGTCTACGGCGGCAACAAGACTTTGCCCTTCCGCGTCGAGGACCGCGTCGACCACCCGATGTCGCTCTATGCCGCGACCAAGAAGTCCGACGAACTGATGAGCGAGACTTACGCCCATCTCTACCGCATCCCGCTCACGGGCCTGCGCTTCTTCACCGTCTATGGCCCGTGGGGCCGCCCCGACATGGCCATGTGGATTTTTACCAAGGCCATCTTCGAGGGCACGCCGATCCAGGTGTTCAACGCCGGGGCGATGCGCCGCGACTTCACCTATATCGACGATATCGTCGCGGGCGTCGCGGCGTGCATCGCCAATCCGCCGCCCGACGATGGCGAAATCAAGGCGGGCGGCAGCGTCGCGCCGCACCGGCTCTACAATATCGGCAACAATCGCTCCGAGGAACTGACGCGGATGATCGCGCTGATCGAGGAGGCCTGCGGGCGCGAAGCGGTCAAGGAAATCGCGCCGCTGCAGCCCGGCGACGTGCCCGAAACCTATGCCGACATCAGCGCGATTTCGGGCGACCTGGGTTATGAGCCGACGACGCCGATCGACGTCGGCATCCCCAATTTCGTCGCTTGGTACCGCGACTATCACGGGCTCTGA
- a CDS encoding nucleotide sugar dehydrogenase, translating into MKIVVVGLGYVGLPLAVQLAKHFETIGLDSNAARIAELKDGHDRTGEVDGPALVASTLALTSDADDCGGADLYIVTVPTPIDADNRPDLTPVRSATRTVAALLDPATTPTIVYESTVYPGVTEDICGPMIEELSGLTRGRDFFLGYSPERINPGDRQHTVDKIMKVLAGENEQITELLATVYGKVTSGGVFRARSIRAAEAAKVIENAQRDINIAFMNEVTKIFSALDISVWDVLDAARTKWNFLPFEPGLVGGHCIGVDPYYLSHRAQELGIDPQVVLAGRAINDGMAEWMASEVDRALGKAEADILILGLTFKENVPDLRNSKVIDLVEALRGRGHRVAVHDPHADPAEAKHEYGLDLAPMPDAPAYDCIVGAVRHESFRALEFTELAAMLRPGGLVADLKRMWNSERDVAVTAPRYWSI; encoded by the coding sequence ATGAAGATCGTCGTCGTCGGGCTGGGTTATGTCGGATTGCCGCTCGCAGTCCAGCTCGCGAAACATTTCGAGACGATCGGGCTCGACAGCAACGCCGCGCGCATCGCCGAGCTGAAGGACGGGCACGACCGCACCGGCGAGGTCGATGGTCCTGCGCTGGTCGCCTCGACGCTGGCGCTGACCAGCGACGCCGACGATTGCGGCGGCGCGGACCTCTATATCGTCACCGTGCCGACCCCGATCGACGCCGACAACCGTCCCGACCTGACACCCGTGCGCAGCGCGACGCGCACCGTCGCGGCGCTGCTCGACCCAGCGACGACGCCGACGATCGTCTATGAAAGCACTGTCTACCCCGGCGTGACCGAGGATATCTGCGGGCCGATGATCGAGGAATTGTCGGGCCTCACGCGCGGCCGCGACTTCTTCCTCGGCTATTCGCCCGAGCGCATCAACCCAGGCGACCGTCAGCACACGGTCGACAAGATCATGAAGGTGCTGGCGGGCGAGAATGAGCAGATCACCGAATTGCTCGCGACCGTCTATGGCAAGGTCACGAGCGGCGGGGTGTTCCGCGCCCGCTCGATCCGCGCCGCCGAGGCCGCGAAGGTGATCGAGAACGCGCAGCGCGACATCAACATCGCCTTCATGAACGAGGTCACCAAGATATTCTCGGCGCTCGACATCTCGGTGTGGGACGTGCTCGACGCCGCGCGCACCAAGTGGAATTTCCTGCCCTTCGAGCCCGGGCTCGTCGGCGGCCACTGCATCGGGGTCGATCCCTATTATCTCAGCCACCGCGCGCAGGAGCTCGGCATCGACCCGCAGGTCGTGCTGGCAGGGCGTGCGATCAACGACGGCATGGCCGAATGGATGGCGAGCGAGGTCGACCGCGCGCTCGGCAAGGCCGAAGCCGATATCCTGATCCTGGGACTGACCTTCAAGGAAAATGTCCCCGACCTGCGCAACAGCAAGGTCATCGACCTAGTCGAGGCGCTGCGTGGCCGCGGTCACCGTGTGGCGGTGCACGATCCGCACGCCGATCCGGCCGAGGCGAAGCACGAATATGGGCTCGACCTGGCGCCGATGCCCGATGCGCCCGCCTATGACTGCATCGTCGGCGCGGTCCGCCACGAAAGCTTCCGCGCGCTCGAATTCACCGAGCTTGCGGCGATGCTGCGCCCGGGCGGGCTGGTCGCCGACCTCAAGCGCATGTGGAACAGCGAGCGCGACGTAGCCGTTACAGCGCCGCGTTACTGGTCGATTTGA